The Gossypium hirsutum isolate 1008001.06 chromosome D07, Gossypium_hirsutum_v2.1, whole genome shotgun sequence genome includes the window AGTCCCCTAAAAGCCTCCTTTTTGTTCCTTCCTACGATCAACAGGAGCTCTAGATActtctaaaaattttgaatagagtGAAACCCTAAAATTTGATACACATCTATTCTTCAAAAGTGGGACACATTCGAGCTAAAGAAAGCTcttgatttatcaaaatttaccAATTGGCTCGAATCGTCAGCATATTTCTCCAAAACCCTTTTCAAAGTAATCTCCCCTTCTAACAACGGTCTACAAAAACCATACTATCATCAACAAACAGTAAATGAGTAACGGTAGGGGCATACTGGTTAATACGAATTCCCTTTAATCGCCATTGCATAGATGTCGTGCGCAATAATACAGATAAGTCTTTGCTACAGGTTCGAAACAAATATGGGCTAAGGTGGTCCCCTTGACGTAGCCCACGACCCGGTCGGAAAGACTCTCCCACTtttctataaacacaaccaagtACGAGATTGATTCCACACATTTCATCAACATTTCGATCCACCCATCCAAAAAACCCATCTTCCCAAGCATCTGCATTGAGAAAACCCACTCAACTCTATCATGGGCTTTGTTCATATCTAACTTTAGAGTAATAGACCCCAATCTTCCATTCCTCTTATTCTTTAAACAGTGTAATATCTCGTAAGCTGTTAGAATATTATCTGATATAAGCCGTCCAGGTATAAAGGTGTTTTGAGCCTCATCAACACATAAATAAATCATCGATTGTAATCTATTCACAAgcatttttaagataattttgTAGAGAATATTACACAAACTCATTAGTCTAAATTGAGTCATGTTTTACGGGTTACTAACATTTGGGATCAAAACCACTCGGGTCTCATTTATCTTTGTAATGTCCTGCTTATCAACCAAAACTTTTATACAGTATGCAGCCACTTTCATTCCCACAATGTGTCAAAAACTCTGATAAAACACTACACCGAGTTCATCCTTCCCAGACGCTTTTAACGGACTCATGGACTTAATCGCATCGCACACCTCTATAACCGAGAAATTCTATAACAAATTTTCATTAATATCCGCTGAAATGAAAGTCTCAACCCTTTGCAAAACTTCATCAATGCCCGTTGAGCCCTTCgaagagaagagagaaagaaaattatttttggcAATTTTCAACAGATCCGAATCACCCTCATACAAAGTGCCACTCTCATCTATCAGATTTGACACATGATTTCTCCTTCTCCTACGtgaagaaaaattatgaaaatatgtagtATTTCTGTCACTATTTTTCAACTAGTTGGCTCTTGCCCATTGTTCCCAATAAACCTCATTTTTATCAGCCTCTAAATTTAGAGTTAATTTCATATCTACTGTGTCCCTTAAAATTACATCCGTAGGGTAGCTCTCATTTAACTGTTGGAGTCTCTTCTGTAAATCATATTTTGTTGTTGAATGATTTTTCCGTAATATATTCAAAGTAAACACACTTTACCCAAAACCAGACAACCTAAAGAAATCAAAATCATAAAGGCGTGCAAAAAAGCAAAGACCATGCTAAAAAGCAGAAAAATACATGCCGAAGAggtagagaaaaaaataaataataataaacatagacatttaacatatttaaaagtAAATATGATATAACTTTTAAATTGGTCAGACAATCAACATAAATAGCCTTCAATACATACATAAATACAATTAGGTACTACATGCCTTAATCTATATAACCTatacttaatgtcttaatattttggttaaaatattttgtggttatatataatttgaatacctTAATAGTGTTAGAGACTGACATATGACTTCCCATTTCTTTTAGGTTTACGTAAGTgcttacccttttttttttgcagttttagaaaatggttaaattttagatTTGGTTCATCTATTATgcctaaatttgaaatttagataCTACATTTTAATTTCTAATGTAATTTGGTCCCTATGgttttatattgttattaattAGACAAAATagttagtatttttaattttcaattaagaTATTATtaggttatatataatttgaatgccTTAAGGTTTTACAGATGAATACATAGCTTTTTATTCCTTTTAGGTTtgccttgttttattttttatattataagacAATGATTAAACTTCAGTTTTAACCTTATACTATGTTGAaactgttataaaataaagagagacggagagaataaagaacaacgaaaatatgaaagcaataaagaatgtattttattgatcaaaggGATGATTTACAATGTTTCATCAAAGtctttatttataggcataaaaagtataaaataagtaGATatataattctaataactattagaatttaaagtacatcaaaactttatcttgatcatgatggacatccacttaataagatattcataacactctcccttggatgtccattggtagataatgtgtctcgttaaaaccttattaggaaaaaccctgtgggataaaaaacctaatgaaggaaaaagagcatacaatcttctattacaagttgcctcgttaaaaacctttaccaggaaaacccaatgggataaaaccttggttaaaggaaaagagtacaacttgTTTTTAGACTCCCTTGATGAcaacattacattacatctttgagtcgacgcattccaatcttgtgtagtagtctttcaaacgttgaagttggcaatgccttagtaaaaaaatctgctaaattatcactagaatgaatttgttgaacatttatatcacctTTTTTCTTAAGATCAGAGGTGAATaataattttggcaaaatatgttttgttttatcacctttgatgtaaccacctttcaattgagctatacatgctgcATTATCTTCATATAAGATAGTTGACATCTTTTCCTATAAAGGCAAAAAACATATCTTCTAGATATGTTAGGTCAATAACtttagccaaacacactctcgacttacctcatgcattgcaattatttctgcaTGATTGAAGAAGCGGTAAGTAATGTTTGCATTGTTGACGCCATGATATAATAGTAcccccacatgtaaataaatatcctattTGAGATCAACCTTTATGTGGATCTAATAAGTATCCAGCATCAGCATAGCTAACTAATatggattttgaatcatttgaataaaataaccccatacTAATGGTCCCTGTgaaatatctaaatacatgtttaatttcatTCCAATGTCTACATGTTGAAGAAGAACTAAATtttgctaacaagtttacaacGAAAGCTATATCAGATtttgtgttgtttgcaagatacatcaatacccctatggcacttagatatggcacttcaggaccaagaaactcttcatcattctcacaaggacgaaattgatctttattcacatctaacaaTAGTACAACCATTAGAGTACTTAATAGGTGTgttttatccatgtaaaatttctttaatatcttttcCATATCAGGTgattaatgaacatgaatttcatcttttaaatgctcTATTTGTAATCCAAGATAAAACTTTGTTTTTTCAATAtcattcatctcaaattctttctttacacaatttattgtattttgaaaCTCTTCAgaagttccaataatatttagatcgtcaacataaacaacaattatcacaaaatctgatccaaacctttttataaagacacatgAAAAAATTGGATCATTTTCTTAACATTCTTTTAACAAAGATTCATTAAGAAGATTGTACCACATACGTCTAGATTTTTTAttccatataaattttttttaatctgaTCGAGCAATTTTTTTAAGAAACTTTATATCTTTTCGGGATTTaaatccttcagggattttcatttaaatttcattatcaaATGTACCATATAAATAGGATATAAtaacatccattagatgcatgtcaagtttttcacgtactgccaaactaataagatatctaaacgtgattgcatccaccacatgAGAATATATCTATTCATAATCAATGTCGGGCCTTtgcgaaaatccttgtgctacaaggcGAGCTCTATATCTTACGACTTCATCAATTTCCTTTTGTTTTCACACAAATACCTATTTATTCCCTACCGGCTTTTACACATTTAGGTGTTTGAACTACAAGTCCAAAAacttcacgtttagaaagtgaacTCAGTTCTGCTTGAATTacatctttccattttggccaatcttttctaCTTTTACATTCCTTAGTAGATTTAGGCTCAAGatcctcattttttttattttaatagcaATATTATAAGCAAAATTATTATCGACAACTACTTTTTTTTGGTTCCATCTTTTTCTCGTATTGGcatatctctttattttcatcatttccattttcacttttaggtacctgaatctcttcttgagttttataattaattatgtcATGAGTTTCTTCAGGAACctccgcctccactatatgaccatcttgaATGTTTACTTCTTTacttttacgaggatttttatctttggaactgaTCGGTCTTCCACGCTTCATgcatggattactttcttttgcattAACAGTTTGCCTTATTAGGACATTAATTcatattggagcattttcagctggtgtgtgagatttaatgaatttggcagttgatttgtaaaataaattatctgTTGAACTTCTGGCTCACATTGTTTAATACGAGGATCTTAGATATTTATAATTCATGTCAAATACTTTATTAATCCAGCTTTTTATTCTCTCCCCCTGATGTTGGGAAAACTGACAACTCTTGTCATAACTAAATATCgaattaatagctcaaaaatattataatgagactcatataaatatagaCTCACAATCTCTAATAATAACCCATCTTTGTGTGTTGTGGTGGAACAACTGGAACATATACCGCACATCCAAAAAattgtaagatgggaaatatttggctcttgaccaaaaataatttgtaatgaggagtatttataatttattggtttGATgtgtacaacatgtaaatcaatacaatctcatgctgaaatagaaagttttttttacaatctcatgctgaaatagaaagttttattttctcataagtaatgatttagctattagttgaaggcatttgataaacaattcaactaaatcattttgtgtgtgaacatgagctacaggatgttcaacttttatcacAATTGgcatgcaataatcattgaaaacttgagatgtaaactcaccaacattagaaagatgaattgttttagttgcataatctgaaattaatcatttaaacaagcaatctcgcaAATGACATTTTGCGAGTTGATAACGCATGTggttattttgtagatgcatctaccaaaatcatataatatcaaaaccatccacatggtggatgaatgtgCCCATATTTATTTCAGAAATGCcaaacattaaatctcaactttagctagtgggTTTCTAAGAACCAATttttattgagaacaagcaacaaatgtgaattctttaaattaaagaatcttctggttctttaatggatgtccatatgaattctcaattaattttcgcatcatatactATCCAGGATGGTCTAATTGGTCACGCCAAGTAGCAAACACATCTGTAttagtaaacttttggtttactttaacatgtgtttcaagtgtactaaattgtaacaaattgataattttattatcatttcttttaatttttatccacatataagtactattgtgacatttactactggaaatgtctaaatcaatgtgaagtctataatgccaccaagtcaataaatataatttccaaataattatatgcaatattcgctttagggaatatgccaaaatcttcaaatgcctaaaaatctattaatagcaaactttgagagtagATCTTATTTTCCAGATGTGCACCAGGTACATAACCATtaacttttcatacataagttttctctcttgcaagttctcatcagtaatattttatcacataattttaattgagaacttattctaaatactgtagagttatactcacagtttttaaaaaaacttgcaactttaggtgcatccaaccataataagctttagatagaattatcatattctattggTCATAAGTGTATCTTTcacgatcaaatattttgttttcaaccctttaatagggatgatgacaaaagaatatcacaaagattataaaataaatataaattaataactcaatctcctttttttattcatatgaaatataatattttccttatttacaatgtcaatatgagatccattacaaataacttttaaaagtaatgtaTTAACCATCataaattttgtgctttttagatagtgatttattagctcttctggagctttcatctaattttgtactatcaaatattggaataatatttgtttgtttcaataccaaataatataaatattttctatttgtaattatagaattcattactacaatttcatatcattcctcaaagaatattaacagaaacaaaatatttgggcatatgccacatatgtggtcaataatctttcatatcacattgataacataagttatcttcaccctttgaaaagttatcttgagaactctcattgttctcttatttattactatatattcacacttttagtggtccatgagtatatatatatatatatttttgtatacattcacttcggggaatgcaaTAGATTTACTAGGACGAACTTATAAACGTctcaatagattctttatttcataatcatcatcacaaacatgcgtggattttaaattagaatctatatattcatgttttcatgattagtctccaattataataaacatgatatgataaataaaatatagtaaaatatacctgaaaatctttaacatcatcgtcatcacctTGACAAACCAATTCTTTACCCATGCTTGTACAATTGTAAAtcatcgtgctgataacgtgtaataaaataaagagaggcggagagaataaagaacaaagaaaatatgaaagtaataaagaatgtactttattgatcaaagggatgatttacaatgcttcatcagagtctttatttataggcataagaagtataaaagaagtagatatctaattctaataactattagaatttaaagtacatcaaaactttatcttgatcatgatggacatccacttaataagatattcataacaaaaacTTCTTTATACTTTATTTTTGGCATAATTTTATCAttctacttttataatatcattagtcggtctaaatatttaacatttttaactaTTTCAACCAAACTGcttacatcaatttttttaagaacactattccaacaaaaaaaattatttatcatgatGAGTTCGAATGaatgttttaagaaaaataatctatataaaaaattttaatgttatttttattgttatatgactaccaagtgatttttgtttttaatttcaaaatgtcacgcTAATAAATTTGATAGAAGAATTTTAATTGTAGTAAAAATTGGACTAAAATTtctaaatctaaaaagtaaattaaaggtctaaatttctaaaaataaaaagtaagatTAGACcttcaaatttataatttataatttaacacaaacaaataatcaacctagttattataatataagaatcaACATCAGTTAATTAATTAAGCCTAGTCAAATCGTAGAAATATTGAATCTTTTGAAGTTTCCTCCAATAAAAGATGATTGGGTATGAAAGAAATTTAAAGGATAGGAAGTAAGCAAAATAGTTGGGGAAGGCATCGAGAGGTTAGGGGGAAAGGGGTTGTAGGTGAATGAGAAACTCTTTtaatctactaatttttttataaatattttagtagaTTAAACGAATTTTAATCCCACAAATCTGTGGTTTTTTGTAGAGAGATACTTGTAGCTAATAAAATTATGACATGAGTGAAAATTCAGGGCTTTAATGGTAAAAACAATAAATTATGgacttatttaactacaaaataaattgtttaaaacataccataataGTTTGAGGATTCCCCCTTCGGGCAAAAGTCATTAGAGAAAAAAATCAGTGTCTTTGTCTgcgaattaaatatttaataggaTGCTTACCAAAAGGAAAATGTCAGAGCCGACATAAAAGcaatttatgtaaaatatttaacAACTGAGTTTGACCGGCGGCTTGCTACACAACCTAAACTATTGCCTAACTGCAtacaaaaatctaaaataatacaTGGACTTCCCTAAGGCGAACGATTGATTATAAATACACAAAGATCACGAGGTCGGAAAAAAAAACAGCAGAACCCAGGGGGCGCcttataaaaaaaagttgtagCAGGCAGGCAGGTAGGCTCACTCAGATGTCTAAGTCAAGGTATGCTAGATCTTACTTTGTGTTTCTCCAATACTGTAGAGTATAAACATGTTGTATTGTTACCATTCTATGTGTGAGATGTTGTAGGTTGGAAGGTAAGGTAGCTCTTATCACTGGTGCCGCCAGCGGGATTGGTGAGGAGACGGTGAGGTTATTTGTGGAACATGGGGCTTTTGTTATCATTGCTGATGTCCAAGATGATCTCGGGAACAAAGTCGCGGCATCCATCGGCCTAGACAAGGTTAGTTACTGTCACTGTGACGTAAGAGACGAGAAGCAGGTAGAGGCAACAGTGAGTTACGCGGTGGAGAAATATGGAAGGCTGGACATTTTGTTCAGCAATGCTGGTGTCTATGGACCGTTACCTGGGATCTTGGAACTTGACGTTAATGGCTTCGACAACACCATGGCCACAAATGTTCGAGGTGTTGCAGCCACGATCAAGCATGCCGCTCGTGCTATGGTGGCTAAAAACATACGCGGATCCATCATATGCACTGCGAGTGTAGCATCTTGTGTAGGAGGAATCGCAACGATTGGTTATACGACATCGAAACATGCTGTTGTAGGACTTGTTCGAGGAGCATGTAGTGAGCTAGGGGGTTACGGGATCAGAGTAAATTGCGTTTCTCCATTTGGAGTGGCCACGCCTCTTGCTTGTAAAATTTTCGATATGGAACCAAGTGAAGTAGAGGCCAATACTTGTTCCAGGAGCAACTTGAAAGGTATTGTGTTGAAGGCTAGACACATTTCGGAGGCTGCATTGTTTCTTGCTTCTGATGAATCCGTTTACATCAGTGGCCAAAACTTGGCAGTTGATGGAGGCTTTTCAGTGGTTAATTACAGTTTTCCAGAAGTTCATAACTAATGCTAGTCATCACTGTTAGAACGCAATATTTAATAAAGATTGGCCATTAATTCGGCTCCTATTTAAAACTTTATCAGCCAAGTTCGACCGGCACATTGCATGTGCATTTTCCTTGTAATctgcaaacacacacacacacgggGACATAtctatatgttatatatatatattatattcacaAATCCATCAGTCTTGTCTGCCAAAATCTCAATTGTTTCCTGAaactttttttattgtttaagtaAAAGAATGAAATAACCTTCCTTGAATGTGGGAGGGTTGAAGTATAGAAGCATGGAGCTAGCAAATTGGGTCAATAAGCCACAGTTCTATACCACTAATGATGATTAAAAAACTTGAAGCTGAAGCCAAGAAGACTGGCACATTAATTCAACAACAACTACAATATAACAATATTGTTTCAACCAGATCAGATCGAGAATCAGTACGGATTGGTTGAGCCGAGTAaaaaaaccaattgaatcaaaattatttattttaatttttaataaatttttaatcggATCGATCGGAGTAGCAAGCCAATGAACATCGacccaatttaaaaaatattaaaatatacattGAACAACTACCAAAAAAACAAATGCTATTTATTCAAGGTTAGAAAACAGCCAATAAAACATTAACAACGGGTTTGGTTCActaaaatagaatgaaattgTATTCTATGAGAATGAAATATTATTATGCGGGAATGGAACAGAGCttcaataaaatataataagcataataattgaattgaatagacATTGCTTGGTTGGTAAAATAATATTACCAAATAGGTAATAAATAGTTTGAAAGTAACAATTATACccttatattaaaaaatttagggTAAAGCCCTAACAACAACG containing:
- the LOC107954386 gene encoding short-chain dehydrogenase reductase 3b: MSKSRLEGKVALITGAASGIGEETVRLFVEHGAFVIIADVQDDLGNKVAASIGLDKVSYCHCDVRDEKQVEATVSYAVEKYGRLDILFSNAGVYGPLPGILELDVNGFDNTMATNVRGVAATIKHAARAMVAKNIRGSIICTASVASCVGGIATIGYTTSKHAVVGLVRGACSELGGYGIRVNCVSPFGVATPLACKIFDMEPSEVEANTCSRSNLKGIVLKARHISEAALFLASDESVYISGQNLAVDGGFSVVNYSFPEVHN